The window GTAATTCCACTCAGTATTtatctaagagaaatgaaagctgtGGCTACAAGAAGATGAATTCAAGAATGTTTATTCATAACAGTTCCAAACCGTAAACAATGCAAATGGTCATCAAAAGTGGATAAACAAGTTATGACTCACATACTATTAAGGgtgaatctcaaaggcattatgttGAGTTAAAGTAGCAAAACGAGTCTACACCACATAATTCCGtacaagaacaggcaaaactaatctatgggaAGGAATGATCTATGGAAAGAAAGAACCTATGGAAAGAAATTAGTACAGTGGTTGCCCATGGTGGGTGGAGATTTACTGGAAGAGGAATACTGGAACTTTCTGTGCTGATGGAAATATTGTATATCATATTTGGGGTGTTGgttacatgaaaaaaatatatatatatatattcatacttATCCAGCCTCACCAAGTTGTACGTTTAACGTCTGTGTATTTTGCTGTGTATAAATTTtgcctaaaaatgaaaaaaatctgtaaacaaatattgaactctagTTAATTTTGCCTTTTGCAGTGTTATAGCAATTCTGAAACCACTTTCTCTGTATTCTAGCTGTAAGCAAATGGGCAAATATATTGAGTATAACTGGAGGATATTTCTCATGGTTAGAGAAGGGAgttacaaatatataaaagagGAAGACTAAAGTGAACCCTATATGTTTGGATTGTAAttgggggcagagaggagagagaaatggggcaaaatgtaaaaaatgagTAAATGTGGATAAAGGGTATACGGAAATTCTTGCAACTTTAAGTATGAAATTACAtcaaaatataatgttaaataaaaataaagctgtgGAGAGCAGTAAGATGTAATGGAGACCTGTCCAGAGAGAGTTtgtgaaaaaagagagaaagaagaataagaaagGATGTCCTTTAAGGTTTTCTTTCATATTCCTCCAAGTACTTTAGGGAAAGGTGGAATTAAAAGGTCACAATACAGTTCAGTCAGAGGGTCACATGATCCAGCTCAAGAAAAAGAGCATctggaacagtggttctcaatatTGGTTGCAACCTGGAATCACTCAGGGATCTTTAAAAAAGTGACGCCTGGGTTCAACCTCCAGAGATTTGATTTAATCAGCCTAGTATGTGGCCTGGGCATTGAGATTTTAAAAGCTCCCCGGGCAATTTTAGTGTGCAGCCAAGAGTGGGGACCACTGTCTTTGAGGAAATCCTAGGACAACTTTGGTGTCCACCAAGGAAAGGAAACCAGATGAAGGCACAAATTTTGCAGCCATTGGAGGTGGCAAAAaggataatttgggaaaactgagAGGAGGGATTGGAGTTATCAAGAACAGGTCCTGGGAGGAGGAAGCAGTACTCAGCAGCACCCACAGCCAGCAGAACCAGGAGCCACTGTGGTCATGGGCTGTGCTTTGAAGCCCATAAAGATCTATGTCTGGTATACCTTTCTCTCTGCTGAGCCATTTAGGATGTGATTTGAGGAAAGCCTTCCCGGCTAGGTTCCTGTGCAGGCAGGCAGAGAATGCCGGTCTCCACAAATAGGCCTTTTAGCGAGGCTATTTTGGCAGGTTCCCCAACTAGACTGACCGGTGCTTGGTACCAGGCAAAGCACTGTCCTCATGAGCAAGTGGAGTACAGCCAGGAGACACACAGAGGCTTTGACATCCAGGGCACCCACTGAGCAAGTATCTACCTCTCTTTTTCTCCCACTCTAAAGCAGGTGAATGTACATTTCTGAATCAGTGCATTTTCAGACAAAATGACCCATCCTCTGGTTCCTGTAGGCGTTTTAATGTAGTACCTCTTGAAGCTGAAGTGATGACATCATTGTTCTTCCAAGTTTGTCTTTTCATATCTTATGTTTCCATGAATATTGTGGAGCTTGAGGAGGATAATATAATTGCCATAGTAGTGAATGTGTTCAAATATTATATGCTAgcacctatttttttaaaaaaatatttatttatttggctgtgccagatcttagttgcggcatgcgggatctagttccctgaccagggatcgaatccagggcccctgcattgggagcgcggagccttaaccactggaccactggggaagtcccactAGCACTCATGTTAAGAAATAGCAGTCATGTGAAAAACCAACCATGCTATCTTGGAATTTAGATATCATTTCATAACAGGGGATTTCTCATGGTTTGGCTTATACCAAGCACTAGTAAGCTATAGTATACAAAGAATTTACACTGAGTACTTCACTtctatattttgttcattttatctaGACAACCAATGTCATTCTACTTGCCTAGGCCATGTGTAgagctttaattatttttttctactatgGGTGGGATCATGGATGTAAAGTAGAGAGACTTGGAGTTATACCTTAGAAAAGAAATTGGAATAGGTTTCTGAAGGCTTTATGAACAATCAGAGGCATAGTTATGAAGAGCCCGTTTCATGTCCACTCTCAACATAGATCTGGCATCCTGGGATCTGCCTTGCGGTCCGCCCTTACCTTTAGGCTGCTCTGAGCCCAGAGAAGAATGGTCTCCACAGCTCCCTTCAGCTTGGCATTGCCTGAGATCAGGATGACTGTGTGCCCCGAGGGGAGGCTGCCAGTATCTCTGCACAGACCACGACCCCGATCTTGTTGTGCCACAGCATCAGCAAAGGCACCGAGATGAAGGCAGCGCAGAAGGACACCACAtacaggcagaagaaagagacGAGACCTGAGTGCTTTGATATGGGCCTCCAGGCTGGGGTCCCGAGACTCTCTGGTTTTAGCCCTCCTTGTCCTCATGTGCCTCCCCAGGGAGACAGTCAGCACCCCAGAAGAGaccagaaaaaggaagaaagaggggatGGACCCCAGGCtgcagaagaggaaggaatgaaagaaattgagtttTCTCAATTTCTCAATTGAGTTCTGTATTGTTATTCATGAGTAGCATGGTTGCAACTGAGAAGTGAGATCTACTGAAAAAGTCCCACAAATAGAGAACAATGCAGACACAGGAGCTAAAAATAGCACCCAGGAGCATctgggggatcttcctggagatCCAGCTTGCCAAGCGGAGGAGGAAGGTGTGAAAGAAATGGACAGTCTTGGAGCAGTAGAGGAGACTAAGGCAAGTGGTGAGCCAGAGGCCAGCTTGATTTACGAGCATCCAGAGCATGAGGATGGTCTGGTAGCAGAGGCTCAGCGGGTCTTTTATCCACTGGAAGTGAGTAAGCTGGATGGCATCCAGAAAGAGCAGCCCGTGCAGGAAAAGCCAGGTGAGGCTGAGATTCAGCAGGACAAGATCACAGTTGCTCAGTGGCCACCTCCTCACCACGACCCAAAaagtcatcaagaaaatgaaggcATTGACCAGGATCCCTACTGCAAACTCCAGGACTGAAAAGAACAGAAATGCATTCCTGACTTCATAGGGCACAGTTACGATGGCAGTCAGAGTCACCATGATGTCTCCTCTTACTTGGCTAATCTAAGACTCAAATACCGCCCAGCAGAGAAGGGTAAGTGTACATTCTGAGCCACGACCTTTCCTTCACAAGACATCCAGCTCTTGCTCTAGAGCTATCCCAGAGTGAGTGCATGAAGAGTTCTGACAGTAAACTTAGAGGGATATTGTTGCTTTAGAATATCTCTTGGATACACACAAAGGCTCATCATAAGAGTAGAAGAATGATGGTTCTATCTCTTGGGTGATGCAGAAGCTTTGAATAAACCCGGGTGTTTCTGTAACAACAGCCTTCCCAGAGGACCATGGCCTGGCATCAGGGATGCAAATAAGACAAGGTCTTGATTTCCCAAGCCCAGTTTTGCATGCCCATCTGGACCCACATGAGTGGAGAGGAGAGCAGGATTTGCTTATGGGTTTTAAGGAAACTGGCAGCAGACAGAGCATATATTCTCTGTGAACTAAGGTTTGAGATGGTAcctctttccatttgcatgccTTCTATCTCCCCTGAGGGTGACTGATCATAGACTATGTTTTTAATATGGACAAGTGCATGGTTCCTCCCCTGTATGACTAGTATGACTGCCATTGCCAAAGATTTCATTCAACCATCATTattatgccaggtactgtgcttggCAAGAGGAGTATTAACATGAACAAGGCCAGCGTCTTGCTCTGAAGGGGTAGGGGGTGGGTATCTGGCCTGGATCATTGCCGAAGCCTTACAACTGCTCTGTCTGCTTCCCATACCCCCTCCCATACCCCACTTCCTACAAAGCAGCAATAGTGATCCTGTTTACATATAACTAAGATCATGTCTTGGCTCTGTTCAAACCTTTCAGGGCCCCCCATCTCCTTCACTGTATCAGCCAAGTTTTCACAGTGGCCTAGAGGTCCTGCGTACATAATCAGGGCCTCTGTCCCTTCTCAGATGTCCTCCTCTGAAGCGTGCTCTGTGTTGAGAGTGTGGGCTCTAGAACCAAGCTCTTTCAGGTCAAGGCCTAGCTCTGCTGCTTCCTCTCTGTGAGAACTTGGCAAGTGATTGAACCCTCTTCGCTCATCTCATATGGAATAGAGATGATGAAcaaaataatacctacctcagagGGTTGGGAGGATGGCCCGAATTGACACATGTAACGTGACTGGGATTGTGCTTGGCACATGACGTCCAATCAATAAATGCTAGttatagaactatcatacgatccAGTAGTtcctcttctgggtatatatccaaagggaaTGCAAAAGGATATCAAAGATATGTCCtcattcccatgttcattgcagcattattcacaatagccaagatatggcaaCAACCCAAGGgtccattaatggatgaatggatacggtggaatattattcaagcaTGAGAAAAAGGGAATCCTGTGATTTgcgacaacacggatggaccatGAGGACATTGTGCGAAGTGAAATAAgccggacagagaaagacaaatagtgcatggtatcacttatactgTATGTGGAATATGAGAAAAAGAGTCAAACATAGAAACAAAGAGTAAAACAGTGATTGCCAGTGGTTGGCAGGTGGGAGAAAtaaggagaggttggtaaaagggtataaATAAAGTCTGAGGATCCAGTGTATAACATACAATGTATAACACTGaattgtataaataaaatttgcttagagagtaaaacttaaatgttctcaccaaatatatatagatttcacatgtaagtgaaaacatacaatatttgttgttctctgacttatttcgctaagCAGAatactctccaggtccatctatgttgttgcaaatggcaaaatttcattcttttttatggctgagtagtattttactatatatatata is drawn from Eschrichtius robustus isolate mEscRob2 chromosome 8, mEscRob2.pri, whole genome shotgun sequence and contains these coding sequences:
- the TAS2R38 gene encoding LOW QUALITY PROTEIN: taste receptor type 2 member 38 (The sequence of the model RefSeq protein was modified relative to this genomic sequence to represent the inferred CDS: inserted 3 bases in 2 codons; deleted 1 base in 1 codon; substituted 1 base at 1 genomic stop codon) encodes the protein MVTLTAIVTVPYEVRNAFLFFSVLEFAVGILVNAFIFLMTFWVVVRRWPLSNCDLVLLNLSLTWLFLHGLLFLDAIQLTHFQWIKDPLSLCYQTILMLWMLVNQAGLWLTTCLSLLYCSKTVHFFHTFLLRLASWISRKIPQMLLGAIFSSCVCIVLYLWDFFSRSHFSVATMLLMNNNTELNXEIRKLNFFHSFLFCSLGSIPSFFLFLVSSGVLTVSLGRHMRTRRAKTRESRDPSLEAHIKALRXLVSFFCLYVVSFCAAFISVPLLMLWHNKIGVVVCAEILAAXPSGHTVILISGNAKLKGAVETILLWAQSSLKVRADRKADPRMPDLC